In the Gossypium raimondii isolate GPD5lz chromosome 9, ASM2569854v1, whole genome shotgun sequence genome, one interval contains:
- the LOC105798901 gene encoding beta-glucosidase-like SFR2, chloroplastic isoform X2 produces the protein MAFAALFISATKLAGIIMTVSIAANAFSFSRYRKKHLRRFDSPIVESSDTLADFNVNGEEEDGFFFGLATAPAHVEDKLNDAWLQFAEENPCHKSEKGDDDMMEADAVIGAADGGSHQAPLARKESSKKKKPLKVAMEAMIRGLQKFVEDESEEETASKEECNHNVAAWHNVPHPEERLKFWSDPDIELNLAKDTGISIFRMGIDWSRIMPQEPVNGIKDAVNFAALERYKWIISRVRSNGMKVMLTLFHHSLPPWAGDYGGWKLEKTVDYFMDFTKLVVNSVSDMVDYWITFNEPHVFCMLTYSAGAWPGGHPDMIEAATSALPTGVFRQALHWMAIAHSKAYDYIHEQSTLSKKVVGVAHNVSFTRPYGLFDVAAVTLANSLTLFPYVDSICDKLDFIGINYYGQEVISGAGLKLVETDEYSESGRGVYPGGLFRLLIDFHERYKHLKVPFIITENGIADETDVIRRPYLLEHLLAVYAAMLKGVPVLGYLFWTISDNWEWADGYGPKFGLVAVDRANGLVRIPRPSYYLFTKVVTTGKITREDREKAWNELQKAAKEKQTRPFYREVNKQGLMYAGGLDEPTQRPFIERDWRFGHYEMEGLQDPLSRLSRYLLRPFSLRKKRKHKKVNSELVLEPLELSA, from the exons ATGGCGTTTGCCGCGTTGTTTATTTCGGCGACGAAGCTCGCCGGAATAATCATGACGGTTTCTATCGCAGCTAATGCTTTCTCTTTCTCGCGTTACCGGAAAAAGCATCTCCGACGGTTCGATTCTCCCATCGTTGAATCCTCCGATACTCTTGCTGATTTTAATGTCAACG GAGAGGAGGAAGATGGGTTTTTCTTTGGATTAGCAACAGCCCCAGCACATGTGGAAGACAAGCTCAATGATGCTTGGCTACAGTTTGCTGAAGAAAATCCTTGTCATAAATCAGAAAAAGGTGATGATGATATGATGGAAGCTGATGCAGTGATTGGTGCTGCTGATGGTGGCTCGCATCAAGCTCCATTAGCTAGGAAAGAGTCTAGCAAGAAGAAGAAGCCTCTTAAGGTTGCCATGGAAGCCATGATAAGAGGGTTACAGAAGTTTGTAGAGGATGAGTCTGAAGAAGAGACTGCTTCCAAGGAGGAATGCAATCATAATGTAGCTGCATGGCACAATGTTCCTCACCC GGAGGAGAGATTAAAATTTTGGTCTGATCCTGATATAGAACTGAATCTGGCCAAAGATACTGGCATTAGCATCTTTCGGATGGGAATAGACTGGAGTCGAATCATGCCACAGGAGCCAGTTAATGGGATTAAGGATGCT GTAAATTTTGCAGCATTGGAGCGATATAAATGGATCATCAGCAGGGTTCGCTCTAATGGAATGAAGGTGATGCTCACACTGTTTCATCACTCACTGCCCCCATGGGCTGGTGATTATGGTGGATGGAAGCTGGAGAAAACTGTTGATTACTTCATGGACTTTACCAA GCTTGTCGTCAACAGCGTATCAGATATGGTTGACTATTGGATAACATTTAATGAACCTCATGTCTTCTGTATGCTTACTTATTCTGCAGGTGCTTGGCCCGGAGGCCATCCTGATATGATAGAGGCTGCCACTTCTGCTTTACCAACTGGAGTTTTTAGACAGGCCTTGCATTGGATGGCCATTGCACATTCAAAGGCCTACGACTATATCCATGAACAAAG CACATTATCAAAAAAAGTGGTTGGAGTAGCACATAATGTATCATTTACAAGGCCATATGGTCTCTTTGATGTTGCTGCTGTTACATTGGCCAATTCTCTCACCCTTTTTCCGTATGTGGATAGTATATGTGACAAGCTGGATTTTATAGGCATAAACTACTATGGACAG GAAGTGATATCTGGAGCTGGACTAAAACTTGTAGAGACTGATGAGTATAGTGAATCAGGGCGAGGGGTTTATCCAGGTGGTTTGTTTCGCCTGCTAATAGATTTCCATGAAAGATACAAGCACCTTAAGGTTCCCTTCATCATTACGGAGAATGGGATTGCCGATGAAACAGATGTGATCCGTAGGCCCTATCTTTTAGAGCATTTGCTTGCTGTTTATGCAGCAATGCTCAAG GGTGTCCCTGTGCTCGGTTACCTTTTTTGGACTATTTCTGACAACTGGGAATGGGCTGATGGTTATGGTCCCAAGTTTGGACTTGTAGCTGTTGATCGTGCCAATGGCCTTGTTCGGATCCCACGTCCTTCATATTACCTCTTTACCAAG GTGGTAACCACAGGCAAAATTACTCGTGAAGACAGGGAAAAAGCATGGAATGAACTTCAAAAAGCTGCTAAAGAGAAGCAAACAAGACCTTTCTATCGGGAAGTTAATAAACAAGGTTTGATGTATGCAG GAGGCCTTGATGAACCTACACAAAGGCCTTTTATTGAAAGGGATTGGCGGTTTGGACACTACGAGATGGAAGGACTGCAGGATCCATTAAGCCGTTTATCCCGATACCTTCTCCGTCCTTTCTCCCTCAGAAAGAAGAGAAAGCATAAGAAAGTTAATTCTGAATTGGTTCTTGAGCCCCTTGAGCTAAGTGCCTGA
- the LOC105798901 gene encoding beta-glucosidase-like SFR2, chloroplastic isoform X1 yields the protein MAFAALFISATKLAGIIMTVSIAANAFSFSRYRKKHLRRFDSPIVESSDTLADFNVNGEEEDGFFFGLATAPAHVEDKLNDAWLQFAEENPCHKSEKGDDDMMEADAVIGAADGGSHQAPLARKESSKKKKPLKVAMEAMIRGLQKFVEDESEEETASKEECNHNVAAWHNVPHPEERLKFWSDPDIELNLAKDTGISIFRMGIDWSRIMPQEPVNGIKDAVNFAALERYKWIISRVRSNGMKVMLTLFHHSLPPWAGDYGGWKLEKTVDYFMDFTKLVVNSVSDMVDYWITFNEPHVFCMLTYSAGAWPGGHPDMIEAATSALPTGVFRQALHWMAIAHSKAYDYIHEQSSTLSKKVVGVAHNVSFTRPYGLFDVAAVTLANSLTLFPYVDSICDKLDFIGINYYGQEVISGAGLKLVETDEYSESGRGVYPGGLFRLLIDFHERYKHLKVPFIITENGIADETDVIRRPYLLEHLLAVYAAMLKGVPVLGYLFWTISDNWEWADGYGPKFGLVAVDRANGLVRIPRPSYYLFTKVVTTGKITREDREKAWNELQKAAKEKQTRPFYREVNKQGLMYAGGLDEPTQRPFIERDWRFGHYEMEGLQDPLSRLSRYLLRPFSLRKKRKHKKVNSELVLEPLELSA from the exons ATGGCGTTTGCCGCGTTGTTTATTTCGGCGACGAAGCTCGCCGGAATAATCATGACGGTTTCTATCGCAGCTAATGCTTTCTCTTTCTCGCGTTACCGGAAAAAGCATCTCCGACGGTTCGATTCTCCCATCGTTGAATCCTCCGATACTCTTGCTGATTTTAATGTCAACG GAGAGGAGGAAGATGGGTTTTTCTTTGGATTAGCAACAGCCCCAGCACATGTGGAAGACAAGCTCAATGATGCTTGGCTACAGTTTGCTGAAGAAAATCCTTGTCATAAATCAGAAAAAGGTGATGATGATATGATGGAAGCTGATGCAGTGATTGGTGCTGCTGATGGTGGCTCGCATCAAGCTCCATTAGCTAGGAAAGAGTCTAGCAAGAAGAAGAAGCCTCTTAAGGTTGCCATGGAAGCCATGATAAGAGGGTTACAGAAGTTTGTAGAGGATGAGTCTGAAGAAGAGACTGCTTCCAAGGAGGAATGCAATCATAATGTAGCTGCATGGCACAATGTTCCTCACCC GGAGGAGAGATTAAAATTTTGGTCTGATCCTGATATAGAACTGAATCTGGCCAAAGATACTGGCATTAGCATCTTTCGGATGGGAATAGACTGGAGTCGAATCATGCCACAGGAGCCAGTTAATGGGATTAAGGATGCT GTAAATTTTGCAGCATTGGAGCGATATAAATGGATCATCAGCAGGGTTCGCTCTAATGGAATGAAGGTGATGCTCACACTGTTTCATCACTCACTGCCCCCATGGGCTGGTGATTATGGTGGATGGAAGCTGGAGAAAACTGTTGATTACTTCATGGACTTTACCAA GCTTGTCGTCAACAGCGTATCAGATATGGTTGACTATTGGATAACATTTAATGAACCTCATGTCTTCTGTATGCTTACTTATTCTGCAGGTGCTTGGCCCGGAGGCCATCCTGATATGATAGAGGCTGCCACTTCTGCTTTACCAACTGGAGTTTTTAGACAGGCCTTGCATTGGATGGCCATTGCACATTCAAAGGCCTACGACTATATCCATGAACAAAG CAGCACATTATCAAAAAAAGTGGTTGGAGTAGCACATAATGTATCATTTACAAGGCCATATGGTCTCTTTGATGTTGCTGCTGTTACATTGGCCAATTCTCTCACCCTTTTTCCGTATGTGGATAGTATATGTGACAAGCTGGATTTTATAGGCATAAACTACTATGGACAG GAAGTGATATCTGGAGCTGGACTAAAACTTGTAGAGACTGATGAGTATAGTGAATCAGGGCGAGGGGTTTATCCAGGTGGTTTGTTTCGCCTGCTAATAGATTTCCATGAAAGATACAAGCACCTTAAGGTTCCCTTCATCATTACGGAGAATGGGATTGCCGATGAAACAGATGTGATCCGTAGGCCCTATCTTTTAGAGCATTTGCTTGCTGTTTATGCAGCAATGCTCAAG GGTGTCCCTGTGCTCGGTTACCTTTTTTGGACTATTTCTGACAACTGGGAATGGGCTGATGGTTATGGTCCCAAGTTTGGACTTGTAGCTGTTGATCGTGCCAATGGCCTTGTTCGGATCCCACGTCCTTCATATTACCTCTTTACCAAG GTGGTAACCACAGGCAAAATTACTCGTGAAGACAGGGAAAAAGCATGGAATGAACTTCAAAAAGCTGCTAAAGAGAAGCAAACAAGACCTTTCTATCGGGAAGTTAATAAACAAGGTTTGATGTATGCAG GAGGCCTTGATGAACCTACACAAAGGCCTTTTATTGAAAGGGATTGGCGGTTTGGACACTACGAGATGGAAGGACTGCAGGATCCATTAAGCCGTTTATCCCGATACCTTCTCCGTCCTTTCTCCCTCAGAAAGAAGAGAAAGCATAAGAAAGTTAATTCTGAATTGGTTCTTGAGCCCCTTGAGCTAAGTGCCTGA